A genomic stretch from Primulina huaijiensis isolate GDHJ02 chromosome 14, ASM1229523v2, whole genome shotgun sequence includes:
- the LOC140957138 gene encoding probable receptor-like protein kinase At5g24010: protein MATAVNSICVTFSLYIFSLSLVCIVYAFSPADHFLVNCGSSAAETLDPDHRVFTGDDCGFLISTRTSHLVKADSQLDSSSPLYQTARAFNRPAHYAFPISDRGTHHLVRLHFHPRFTNNCFEVEFHVVANGFLLLNNFRVLKGDGLPIIKEFVIPVELGKLEISFIPSEDSKFGFVNAIEVISAPKDLIADVAQYVDGGKVEWIHGLLRNGFETVHRVNVGGFKVTPFNDSLWRTWVTDDKYLQVRDGSEKIHFGGRIQYQMGGASREVGPDNVYNTARIIKISGDSTPNSNITLAFEVEKGYRYMVRLHFCDIASVSSGMIYFNVYINGNLAYEHLDLSDVTNRLLASPFYADFVVDGGISGNLVISVGPSSMSLPHAVDGLVNGIEVWKMNNSMGSFGEEVSAEYVWRSWRRGHAGVLLPLAAAVFLLLTASVLMVRKKNGYVGWSRLPVDVSETNMKFGNQFSSVKA, encoded by the coding sequence ATGGCGACGGCCGTAAACTCCATATGTGTTACTTTCTCCCTCTACATCTTCTCCCTCTCACTCGTATGCATCGTCTATGCCTTCTCTCCGGCCGATCATTTTCTTGTAAACTGTGGCTCAAGTGCTGCCGAAACCCTGGACCCGGACCACCGAGTTTTCACCGGGGACGATTGCGGATTTCTCATCTCGACACGGACGAGTCATTTGGTGAAAGCTGATTCACAGCTTGATTCATCCTCTCCTTTGTATCAAACAGCTAGAGCCTTCAATCGTCCAGCGCATTACGCGTTCCCGATTTCAGACCGTGGGACCCATCATTTGGTACGCCTCCATTTTCATCCACGTTTTACGAATAATTGTTTTGAGGTTGAATTCCATGTCGTGGCGAACGGATTCTTGTTGCTAAATAACTTTCGAGTGCTGAAAGGTGATGGTCTTCCCATTATTAAGGAGTTTGTGATCCCTGTTGAATTGGGAAAGCTGGAAATTTCGTTTATCCCGTCAGAAGATTCGAAATTCGGGTTTGTGAATGCGATAGAAGTGATATCTGCTCCGAAAGATTTGATTGCTGATGTAGCACAGTACGTTGATGGCGGAAAAGTTGAGTGGATTCATGGGTTATTGAGAAATGGGTTTGAAACTGTGCATAGAGTGAATGTTGGGGGATTTAAAGTGACACCCTTTAACGACTCTTTGTGGAGGACTTGGGTAACTGATGACAAGTACCTACAAGTGAGAGATGGTTCTGAAAAAATTCATTTTGGTGGTCGAATCCAGTATCAAATGGGTGGGGCTAGTCGAGAAGTAGGGCCTGATAATGTTTATAATACTGCTAGGATTATAAAGATCTCAGGTGATTCGACTCCAAATTCAAACATAACGCTGGCATTTGAAGTGGAGAAGGGTTATAGGTATATGGTTCGGTTGCATTTTTGCGATATAGCAAGCGTGTCCTCAGGCATGATTTATTTCAATGTGTACATTAATGGGAATTTAGCTTATGAGCATCTTGATTTGTCGGATGTTACAAATAGACTGCTGGCTTCACCATTTTATGCCGATTTTGTGGTTGATGGGGGGATATCGGGAAATTTGGTCATCAGTGTAGGGCCATCGAGTATGAGCTTGCCGCATGCGGTTGATGGCCTTGTCAATGGAATTGAGGTATGGAAGATGAACAATTCGATGGGCAGTTTTGGTGAAGAGGTTTCGGCAGAGTATGTGTGGAGGAGCTGGAGAAGGGGACATGCTGGTGTTTTACTTCCCTTGGCTGCTGCAGTATTCTTGCTGCTTACTGCCTCTGTTCTTATGGTGAGGAAAAAGAATGGTTATGTGGGATGGTCGCGCTTGCCTGTAGATGTTTCTGAAACTAATATGAAGTTTGGCAATCAGTTCTCATCTGTTAAAGCTTGA
- the LOC140957484 gene encoding ferric reduction oxidase 2-like encodes MSSSHSGNNMARVVIFAVVLAIFAGYLLLWIMTPTNTFRKTWLTDLRTRTSSTYFGTTQGATYLVFTFPILFIATLGCVYLHLGKKTSENHTKGSSTGESKLGVWRRPVMVKGLGIVSRIELAFFLMFIALLLWNFATYLTLSFRTITPFSAAKSREKVWEAKLDSTALRLGLTGNIALSFLFFPVTRGSSVLPMFGLTSEASVKYHIWLGHIVMTLFTAHGLCYIIFWAATDELSEMLKWENTGVSNVAGELSLLAGLFLWATTLPRIRRKIFELFFYTHHLYILFVFFFVLHVGISYTSIMLPGFFLFMIDRYLRFLQSRRGVRLVSARILPCETVELNFSKSIGLSYTPTSIMFLNLPTISKLQWHPFTVTSSSSLESDKLSVMIKGEGKWSKKLYQILSSGSPPIDRLDVSVEGPYGPASTNFLRHDLLVMVSGGSGITPFISIIRELIHKSQTMKLKTPEILLITAFKNSADLTMLELILPISGAPSRFSNLGIQVEAYVTREKQPTIQETKGVRTVWFKPNPSDAPITPILGQKNWLCLGAIIASSFIIYLILIGILTRFYIYPIDHNSNKIFSSSSRTVLHIFFICIGIITASTAAFLWNKTRNSKETTQIQNMEVATPMASPNSLFYNADRELESLPQQSLSQSINVHYGERPDLKRFLLERKESSVGVLVSGPKKLRHEVAKICSSGLVANLHFESISFSW; translated from the exons ATGTCTTCTTCTCATAGCGGCAACAACATGGCGAGGGTGGTGATTTTCGCGGTGGTGTTGGCAATCTTCGCCGGATATCTCTTATTGTGGATAATGACGCCAACAAATACTTTTAGAAAGACATGGCTGACGGACCTCCGAACCCGAACCTCCTCCACTTACTTTGGAACCACCCAAG GTGCGACTTATCTAGTTTTCACGTTTCCGATATTATTCATTGCCACCTTGGGGTGTGTGTATCTCCATTTAGGAAAGAAAACAAGCGAGAATCATACCAAAGG ATCGAGTACTGGAGAGAGCAAGTTGGGAGTATGGAGGAGGCCAGTGATGGTCAAAGGATTGGGAATAGTGTCTCGGATTGAGCTTGCATTTTTCCTCATGTTTATTGCTCTTCTTCTTTGGAACTTTGCTACTTACTTGACTCTCAGTTTTCGCACTATTACACCCTTTTCTGCAGCGAAAAGTCGAGAGAAAGT GTGGGAAGCAAAGCTAGACTCCACGGCGCTCCGCCTAGGACTGACTGGAAACATAGCCCTATCTTTCCTATTTTTCCCGGTGACACGTGGCTCGTCTGTGTTGCCGATGTTCGGCCTTACATCGGAAGCCAGTGTGAAGTATCACATATGGTTAGGACATATTGTGATGACCCTTTTCACCGCCCATGGCCTTTGCTACATTATCTTTTGGGCTGCCACAGATGAATTATCGGAG ATGCTGAAATGGGAAAACACTGGCGTGTCCAATGTAGCAGGAGAGCTATCCTTACTAGCAGGATTGTTTTTGTGGGCTACAACATTACCGAGAATAAGGAGAAAGATATTTGAGCTCTTCTTCTACACACATCACCTGTACATtctctttgttttcttctttgtACTCCATGTCGGCATAAGCTACACCTCCATTATGCTCCCCGGCTTCTTCCTCTTCATGATCGATCGATATCTCCGATTCTTGCAATCAAGACGAGGGGTGCGTCTCGTGTCTGCTAGGATTCTGCCCTGCGAAACAGTCGAGCTCAACTTCTCGAAAAGCATAGGCTTAAGTTACACACCAACCAGTATTATGTTCTTGAATTTGCCCACCATTTCTAAGTTGCAATGGCATCCATTTACCGTAACTTCCAGCAGCAGTTTGGAATCTGATAAGCTCAGTGTCATGATCAAAGGTGAAGGAAAATGGTCTAAAAAGCTCTATCAGATTCTCTCTTCAGGTTCTCCTCCCATTGATCGTCTAGACGTCTCTGTCGAAGGACCTTATGGGCCtgcttccacaaattttctaag GCATGACTTGCTAGTGATGGTGAGCGGGGGCAGTGGCATAACACCGTTCATTTCCATCATCCGGGAGCTCATTCACAAGAGCCAAACTATGAAACTCAAGACCCCGGAAATTCTACTCATCACAGCATTCAAGAACTCTGCGGATTTAACAATGCTAGAGCTCATCCTCCCCATATCTGGTGCACCCTCCAGGTTTTCGAACTTGGGGATCCAGGTCGAGGCCTACGTGACACGTGAAAAGCAACCAACCATTCAAGAAACCAAGGGAGTTAGAACTGTGTGGTTCAAGCCGAATCCTTCTGATGCTCCCATAACTCCAATCTTAGGCCAAAAAAACTGGCTTTGTCTTGGTGCCATAATCGCTTCTTCCTTCATAATATACCTTATTCTCATTGGCATTTTGACCCGATTCTACATATACCCTATCGATCATAACTCGAATAAGATCTTCTCATCGTCCTCAAGAACTGTGCTACACATATTTTTCATATGTATCGGCATTATCACGGCGTCAACTGCCGCTTTCCTGTGGAATAAGACTAGGAACTCCAAGGAAACGACACAGATTCAGAACATGGAAGTGGCAACTCCCATGGCTTCACCAAACTCACTCTTCTATAATGCAGATAGGGAACTTGAAAGCTTGCCTCAGCAATCACTTTCGCAATCTATCAACGTGCATTATGGCGAAAGGCCTGATCTCAAAA GATTTTTACTCGAACGCAAAGAGTCAAGCGTTGGGGTTCTTGTTAGCGGGCCGAAGAAGCTCCGACACGAAGTAGCGAAAATATGTTCATCTGGTTTGGTAGCGAATCTGCACTTTGAATCCATCAGCTTCAGCTGGTGA
- the LOC140956827 gene encoding uncharacterized protein yields MDFNPKDGGLSAKPKLGFKVPDPGPPIFVWWDYENCEVLNSADFISIANNIVAGLTKLRVSGPITLFVYVDVGRIPRDVSEALQRTGITMIHVLPGRNSADMKMVLGMCLWAVEHPPPATYVLNIERQIFLNLFAKIAEFGVRYSAGSLPNQLLIQSCLCSTPFLALDGHFSGANVRSQRRSADIRC; encoded by the exons ATGGATTTCAACCCCAAAGATGGAGGTCTCTCTGCTAAGCCAAAATTGGGTTTCAAGGTTCCCGATCCAGGTCCACCTATTTTCGTATGGTGGGACTATGAGAATTGTGAGGTTCTCAATTCTGCAGACTTTATATCAATTGCGAATAACATCGTTGCGGGACTGACTAAGTTGAGGGTGAGTGGTCCTATCACATTATTTGTTTATGTAGACGTGGGAAGGATACCACGGGACGTTTCAGAAGCTCTACAAAGGACTGGTATTACCATGATCCATGTGCTACCTG GTCGAAATTCCGCTGACATGAAAATGGTTCTAGGCATGTGTCTATGGGCAGTTGAACACCCACCCCCAGCCACGTATGTGCTCAATATCGAAAGACAAATATTTCTCAATTTGTTTGCAAAGATTGCGGAATTTGGGGTACGATATTCTGCTGGCAGCCTTCCAAACCAACTGCTCATCCAATCTTGTCTTTGCAGCACTCCATTTCTTGCCTTGGACGGACATTTTTCTGGGGCAAATGTCCGAAGTCAACGGAGGAGCGCCGACATCCGTTGTTAA
- the LOC140957860 gene encoding uncharacterized protein isoform X1: protein MTLMFIQFSLMIASCFITAPVFRRPSVLPAIHHQYLQTQCGIGYQRDELFSTAAATLDSDEGNETEQKITVTFVDKDGEETNIKVPVGMSMLEAAHENDLDLEGACEASLACSTCHVIVMDMSQYNKIPDPTDEENDMLDLAFGLTETSRLGCQIIAAPELDGIRLAIPSATRNFAVDGYKPKPH, encoded by the exons ATGACTTTGATGTTCATACAGTTTTCTTTAATGATTGCTTCTTGTTTCATTACAGCTCCGGTTTTTAGAAGGCCTTCTGTTCTGCCTGCGATTCATCATCAATATTTACAAACTCAG TGTGGGATTGGGTACCAGAGAGATGAATTATTTAGCACTGCAGCAGCTACACTGGATTCCGATGAAGGAAATGAAACAGAGCAAAA GATAACCGTAACATTTGTTGACAAGGATGGAGAAGAGACGAATATTAAGGTCCCAGTTGGAATGTCGATGCTGGAAGCTGCTCACGAGAATGATTTAGATCTTGAAG GTGCATGTGAAGCATCACTTGCCTGTTCCACTTGTCATGTGATTGTGATG GACATGAGCCAGTACAACAAAATACCTGATCCAACGGATGAGGAAAATGACATGCTGGATCTCGCCTTTGGCCTCACTGAAAC TTCTCGTTTGGGTTGCCAGATAATTGCGGCGCCAGAGTTGGATGGAATTCGCTTAGCCATTCCTTCTGCCACTCGGAACTTTGCTGTTGATGGgtataaaccaaaaccacaTTAA
- the LOC140957860 gene encoding adrenodoxin-like protein 1, mitochondrial isoform X2: MTLMFIQFSLMIASCFITAPVFRRPSVLPAIHHQYLQTQCGIGYQRDELFSTAAATLDSDEGNETEQKITVTFVDKDGEETNIKVPVGMSMLEAAHENDLDLEGACEASLACSTCHVIVMDMSQYNKIPDPTDEENDMLDLAFGLTET, from the exons ATGACTTTGATGTTCATACAGTTTTCTTTAATGATTGCTTCTTGTTTCATTACAGCTCCGGTTTTTAGAAGGCCTTCTGTTCTGCCTGCGATTCATCATCAATATTTACAAACTCAG TGTGGGATTGGGTACCAGAGAGATGAATTATTTAGCACTGCAGCAGCTACACTGGATTCCGATGAAGGAAATGAAACAGAGCAAAA GATAACCGTAACATTTGTTGACAAGGATGGAGAAGAGACGAATATTAAGGTCCCAGTTGGAATGTCGATGCTGGAAGCTGCTCACGAGAATGATTTAGATCTTGAAG GTGCATGTGAAGCATCACTTGCCTGTTCCACTTGTCATGTGATTGTGATG GACATGAGCCAGTACAACAAAATACCTGATCCAACGGATGAGGAAAATGACATGCTGGATCTCGCCTTTGGCCTCACTGAAAC ATAA
- the LOC140957861 gene encoding origin of replication complex subunit 5, producing MSEVESPRINRRTTRSSSSSTPNSKSAVEASKTSNDTQNLSINDLVYDNESIAFDELIDSFPGRRSQINELVNHLGPLNSPMIPLFVYGGPSRGKTSIMLQIFRFLNRPFIYSSCITCYSPRILFESVLNQVSLHRKNVGNGYSSAKRCEKPSDFVNLLREGLATLMESLKGKVDKSGDKKLSSQVNGRMIYLIFDNLELVREWDKSTSTLSLLFNLSDILKMAEVGVIFISNTSLDTYQSDTGYVEPFPVYIPGFTEDDLRQIFMRNQANPKLYSSFLDMVLKPFCRITRQVDELATVFSPLFKKYCEPIDDLGAVLNEDTKRKLFSHLQPCISLYLNEAFSITSQPLMKTSDNKERTWRKGITKKFGDESLDEIDFHMSASAKYILISAFIASRNPATLDAALFDSTGGSDNHKRKRKSSEKSKEQKETKEQELLNKGPGTFPLERLLAIFQCITSVGEYSPGYELQSGDFGGEYCGSRFMSDIVLQLSSLCGANFITKGGTCPLEGSIRYRSTISEDLALKVARSLKFPLSKYLYRR from the exons ATGAGTGAAGTGGAAAGTCCCCGAATCAACCGAAGAACAACGAGATCGTCGTCTTCTTCCACCCCGAATTCAAAATCTGCAGTAGAGGCTTCGAAAACGAGTAATGACACACAAAATTTGTCTATAAATGACCTTGTGTACGATAATGAATCAATAGCTTTTGACGAGTTAATTGATTCCTTTCCTGGAAGACGTTCGCAGATCAACGAATTGGTTAATCATTTGGGACCTTTGAATTCCCCGATGATCCCATTATTTGTATATGGAGGTCCTTCAAGGGGAAAGACAAGTATCATGCTTCAGATATTTAGGTTCTTGAACCGTCCATTTATATATTCTAGCTGCATCACCTGTTACAGTCCTAGAATACTGTTTGAATCCGTCTTGAACCAGGTTTCTCTTCATAGGAAGAATGTGGGCAATGGTTATTCGAGTGCGAAGCGATGTGAAAAACCATCTGATTTTGTTAATCTGTTGCGTGAAGGTTTGGCTACTCTTATGGAGAGTCTTAAAGGGAAAGTGGACAAGTCTGGCGATAAAAAGTTGTCATCCCAGGTTAATGGGAGGATGATTTACTTGATATTTGATAATTTAGAGCTTGTTAGAGAGTGGGATAAGAGTACAAGCACATTATCCTTGCTATTTAATTTGTCTGATATCCTCAAAATGGCCGAGGTGGGTGTAATTTTTATTAGTAATACCTCCCTTGATACGTATCAATCAGACACAGGTTATGTTGAGCCCTTTCCTGTTTATATTCCTGGATTCACAGAAGATGATTTACGCCAGATTTTCATGAGAAACCAAGCAAATCCCAAGTTATATTCCTCTTTTCTGGA TATGGTGTTGAAGCCTTTCTGTAGAATTACCAGACAAGTTGACGAATTAGCTACTGTCTTTTCACCTTTATTTAAGAAATACTGTGAACCTATTGATGATTTGGGAGCTGTTCTGAATGAAGATACGAAGAGGAAACTATTTAGTCATCTTCAACCATGTATCTCACTATACTTGAATGAGGCGTTTAGCATTACTTCTCAACCTTTGATGAAAACCTCAGACAACAAGGAGAGGACTTGGAGGAAGGGCATTACAAAGAAGTTTGGTGATGAATCTTTAGATGAGATCGACTTCCACATGTCTGCTTCTGCCAAATATATTCTTATTTCTGCATTTATTGCTTCAAGAAATCCAGCAACGCTTGATGCTGCACTTTTTGATTCAACTGGAGGATCTGACAATCATAAAAGAAAGAGAAA GAGCTCTGAAAAATCAAAGGAGCAGAAGGAAACTAAAGAGCAAGAGCTACTCAACAAAGGACCTGGAACTTTCCCCCTTGAAAGGTTGTTGGCCATATTTCAGTGTATAACATCTGTTGGGGAGTATTCACCCGGTTATGAACTGCAAAGTGGTGACTTTGGAGGTGAATATTGTGGTAGCAGGTTCATGTCCGACATTGTTTTGCAACTATCTAGTTTATGCGGTGCCAATTTTATTACTAAAGGAGGAACCTGTCCATTGGAAGGCTCAATTCGGTATCGATCGACAATATCCGAAGATTTGGCTTTGAAG GTAGCAaggagtctgaagtttccactGTCAAAATACTTGTATAGAAGATAA